The Prochlorococcus marinus XMU1419 nucleotide sequence AAATTAAAAAAAAACATAAAATCAGCTCCATATCTGAATTTATAATAAAAAAAGATTAAATTTACTTAAAATTATATGTCTTCAAATATAAAGCTAAAAGGTAGGGGAGTTAACAGGATAATTACGAGTAAGGTCATGCTATCGCCATTAGCAGGAGTTACTGACAACATTTTTAGGCGACTTGTCCGTAAATGGGCTCCAAACTCTTTACTTTTTACAGAAATGATAAATGCAACAAGTCTTAAAAAAGGATTTGGAACACAAAAAATCAATCAAATATATCTAGAAGAAGGTCCAATTGGAGTACAAATATTTGATAATAGGCCATATGCTGTTTCTGAAGCCGCGAAACAAGCTGAGGACTCTGGAGCTTTCTTAATTGATATAAATATGGGATGTCCAGTGAAAAAAATTGCAAAGAAAGGTGGAGGCAGTGCCTTAATTAAAGACCGAAAACTTGCTATAGAATTAGTTAAAAATGTTGTAAAAGCTGTTAGGGTTCCAGTAACAGTAAAAACACGACTCGGATGGGATAGTAAAGAAGAAAATATAGAGGATTTCTTATTTAAACTTCAAGATGCGGGAGCAACAATGATCACACTTCATGGAAGAACTAGAAAACAGGGTTTTTCAGGTAAATCAGATTGGGAAATGATCGGGAGACTTAAAAAGTTGTTGGAAATTCCAGTAATTGCTAATGGAGATATCAAAAATCCAGATGACGCTCTTGATTGTTTAAAAAAAACAAATGCAGATGGTGTAATGATTGGACGAGGAATTTTAGGATCCCCATGGAAAATAGGAGAAATAGATTATGCTATTAAGGAAAATAAAAATTTTAAAGAACCAAACATAGAAGAAAAACTATATTTAATTATTGAGCATCTTGATGAATTAATAAAAGAAAAAGGGGATCATGGCTTGCTAATTGCCAGGAAACATATCTCATGGACATGCAAAGACTTTAAAGGAGCATCAAATTTGAGAAATAACTTGGTTAGAGCTGTTGATAAAAATGAAGTTAAAAATTTAATAAATAAAATGATTAAAACTTTGAATAATGAAAAAAATACATTATCTTAAAACAAATTTACTCTATAAATGAAAATTATTAGTCAAGAAACAAGTAAACGAGTTTGTGATCATATGAACAATGATCACATTGATTCTGTTCACAAATATCTTATTCATTATGGAAAGATATCAAGATTTGATAATGCTTATATGGAAGAAATTAATAACAGTTATATAAAAATAAATTATGATGGTCGTTCAGCCATTATAAATTTTAAAAATGAAATATCTGAAGAAGAAATTCATTCTACTTTAGTAACAATGATCAAAGAGATTAAGTTATAAAATAATTTATATAAAAAAATCTAATTTTTATTTTCATAGTAATCAGTTATCTTTTTACATTCTTCAAATGAAAGCATACTTAATCTAGATGTCGCTTTAATTTTTAGAATTGCACAAAGAGCTAATAAATCTGAGCTATCAACATTAAGTGCTTCAGAAAGCTCTAGGACCCTAAGACCTTTCATTAGTATAAAAAATAATCTTTTTCTAAATTATCAAGAACCTTGAAATCAATGAGCTGCATTTTTCCCTAAACCTGCAACGAAAGGGAAAGTTTGTTCATCACCAAATATATCTTCTGCCAAAGAATTAGAAATTTTAGTTTTTTTATAATTAGGTTTAATTTCCTTAATTTCATTAGAAGTATTATCTTTAATGTTATTTTCAATTTCTTTTGCTAATAAATTATTCGTATTAGAAAATATTGAAAAAACTAATACACATAAAAACAAAATAATTCTTTTCATAAAAATAATTTATCTAATACTATTGTCATATAGCAATAAGGTTATTTAGGAAAACTTGATATTTTTAAAACAAATCTAAATAAATTAAAAAATTATTCATCTTCCCAACTTATTTCTATTTTTAAATCTAATTAAAAAATAAAGGCCTATTAACAAAAGAATTGGCAAAGCATACTGATTAAGAAAAACATAAACTATATATACGAGAAATGGGAATAAGCATGCCCTCTTGAAATTTAATTTCTGTTCTTTTGACATATTTTTCCAATTTAAATATTCTTCCCATTGAAAAATCTTCTTCATTTTTCTACTTCTATTTTTACGATTAAACATAAAATTATAAATATAGTATTAATGATTCTTATGTTAATAAACAAAATTAATCTAAAATATCAAAATAAATTTTTTTTTATTGAATAAAAATATTTTTAAATAAAAGATGAATTCAAAACCAGTTTGGAAAATAGAAAAAATTGTTTTACCTCAACATGCTGATCATGCAGGGGTAATGTGGCACGGTACATATTTTAATTGGCTTGAAGAAAGCCGAATAAATGCACTCTTAGAAGTAGGTATAAGTTATTTTGAACTAACTGAAAAAGGCTTCGATTTACCTTTAGTCAATACTTCAATAAAATATAAATCCCCTTTATTACTTGGTGAAAAAATAACAATAGAAAGCGAATTCAATATTGAAAAAAGTCCACGGATTAATGTAATTTCAAAATTTATTAACAAGAAAAAAGAAATCTTAACAATTGCTGAAGTCAATTTAGTCTTAATAAATAAACTAAATTTTTCTATAATAAGAAAAAGACCAGTTTTCCTATCGGAAGCATTTGTTAAATTAAACGGTTGAAATTATTATCCATTAATTGAGAGACTTATTAAATTTTTAATCATGAATATATTTCAAGTTATTGACTCTTACCAATATGAAATGGAATCAAGATATCAAGAAAAATCAATGCTTACAAATCTTTTTACAGAGCACAAATTCTTAGGATGGTTAGGGTTGTTTATAGTATTTTTCTCTATCTTTGCAATTTTTGTTTTTCAATTTCTTGAATGGGAAAGTAATGACAATAATAATAGTTAAGAAGATTTAATGCTTATAATTCAACTGAATAACTAAAAAAATGGCTATCTACTTAAAAATAACTAACCCTACAGAAGTTGTAAAAAAAAAGACCTCAAAATGGCTTACTGATATTACACCCGAAAGGATTGATAGGAAATTAGTCGAGGATGAAGTAATAAAAGGCATTATCGAGCAATTAACATTAGAAGGCATAAAAGGAGAAATATCAGCAATTAATGGGTTTGAAGTAAATGAATCTTCAGTAATAACAAAAAACAATTTTGTTATTAGAAAAACAAAAACTTTTTAGATTGAAAATAAAAATCGTTAATGAAAATTTTTATTTTAATTATTTTTACCATTTTTTTAATTTATATAATTGTAAGGAATTATCAAATTAAAAAGAAAAAGTTCAAATTAAATAAAGCCTTAAATTCTAATTTCTTTATTCAAACAATTAATTATTTAATAGAAGAAAACAAATACAATTTGTTAGAGGAAAGGATTAGATTAAGGGAAATAGATCCCTACGGTAACGAGGATTATAAAAAATGGATTGGCAATCCACCTCTTGATGAAAAAGCTATAGAGAAAAATATATTAAATGGATCTAAGCGTTTTAAAGAGGGAATTCCATACTTTTGGGAAAAAGTAATTTTAAAAAAATTTGGAAGTATAGAATTATTTTTCGAAAAGTGGAGATCTTATTGTGATATAAATCCTACTATTGATGATGAGATTATTGGATCGATTAGAAAGCTCGAAACTGAAGATTGGTTTGTTTTCATCGCAAGTCAAATAGAGAAATCATGCTTAAACCTAATAGAAAGAAATTACTCAAATAAAAACAAGGAAAACTACAAAAAAGGTATTAGATTTGAAAATCATTGTATGGAAATTCTCAAACAAAATGGTTGGGAAGTCAAAGAAACACCAAATACAGGAGATCAAGGTGTTGACATAATTGCGTCAATAAATGATTTAAGAATATGTATTCAATGCAAAGATCATGAAAAAGCTATTGGAAATAAAGCAGTTCAGGAAATTTCAGCTGGTAAATTATTTTGGAAGGGTACACATGCAATAATAGTCTCAAAATCTGGTTTTACAAAGTCTGCCCAACAACTGGCAAAATCAAATAAAGTGAAACTAATCAATGAATATCAATTGAAAGATTTAGAAAAGTTTATTGCTTGAATATTTTATATCAATTGTGTTAAACCCTCTTTGTACAGCAAAAGTGTTGTAAAAATCCCTAAGGCCCACATTAAACCTCTAGCAGTTGGGATATTAAACACATAAGCACCAATATACAAGAAACGAAAAACAGGATGAATCAATGCTGCAGTTATTGCAATATTTGAGTCAGTTAAAGTAACCAAACAAAGAAGACATGCCGGAGCATGCAGGGAAATACTTTCCCAACAATTTTGATGACACCAAACTGCTCTTTTACCAAAAGAAGGCAATTCATCGAATAAAGCCCTTGGGGCAGACATATTTTCAACAGAATATCCGGCTTTAACCCTCCCTATAGTTAGTGGAATAATAGATAATAAAACTACACCAACTGATAGACAAAGGCTCCAGGCAAAAGCTACTTGCATATGATTTAAATATTACCAGCTTAATAATTGAAGCTCGTTATCGTGATAAATAAAAAATCATTGCCGAAAATAAAACTTCTTAAAAAATGCGGTAATTTATACTAAAAAGTCATTTATGGATATTGCAAAGATAGTCTTAATTTTTGGCATAAGTTTACTAATATATTCTGCTTTTCTGTTTTTTGGTTTTTTTCTTAAGAATAAAAATCTAAAAGCACAGAATCTAAAAAAAGAAGAATAGATTATTAATGCCACGAAAATTTATTATTTTCATAATATTTTTATATCTTTTTGGATATATTTCATAGAAATAAAATTTGATCCTAATAATAATAAGGGATATTTGAAATTCAATAAATAGTTGTTGGTATATGAAAAAAATTTATAAATTTCTTAAAAGTTTTTTATTTATATCATTTTGGCTTATTTTGTCCTCTTTTTTAACCCAATATTGGAATACCTTTCATTGGGAATATATTTACTTAAACTTCAGATTTATATTTGATAAGGAATTTTGGTTTGTTTTAGAAAAAATTCTTTTAGGATTTGATATAGGTTACTGGTTAGAAGAAGCACTAAAATTTTTAAGTTATGAAATACCTAAAGAATCTTTTAAATATTTTCCAATTTATTTCGTTTTAAAGTCTATTTGGATAAAGAATTAATTTAAATTTTTAATAGATTTTAATAAATTCCTTAAAATTCTTGAATAAAGTCGGCGAATTTATTTTTCTTAAAACAAATAAAGTTCCTTTATCACCTCTGCAGATTCTAAGCTTATTACTTAAATAAGTTATCTCTAACCACCCTAATTGTTCATTATTTATTTCTTTGACAGCCTTTATATTTTTTCTTCCAAATTTAGGACCAATAACACCAGCATGTGTAAATTTGACCCCAATTTTTTTTTCATTTATGTAATAAAGTCTTATTAAAATAGCAGTTCCAATTATTGATTTTATTCCTCTAGGTTTAAGTAAATTAAGACCATTTAAATTAAAGGGATCAAGAATTTGAAGATTATCAATAAAAGGAGAATATTTTAAAAAAGGACTTTTAGAACTACTCCACCTAAGCTCCCAAACACCCTTTAAATCATTTCTATCATTGCTAAAGGAAAAATTATGATCAATTTCAAGTTTTTCGGCAACTGTCTTTATACTCTCTGAATTTGGAGATTTAAGAAGTAAATTTAATAAATCGTCTTCGGATTCCATTTGATAACCGCTGTGTATATAGCTAAGGATAAATACTTAACTCCATGTGCTATATTCTACCCAGAATATGTTGATTTGATGACAAAGAGCTATTGGCTAAAGAAAATTTCAATTCCAAATGCTGATTTGTTTCTGGAATATATAAGGACAGTATTGCCTTGGATTAAATCTGTGGGAGGAGTAATAGTAAAAAGAGATTTGATACAAGAATCAACTTCAAATGAATGGGATGGAGGACAGCTTGGATTAGTAATAGAATTCGAATCAAAATTTGCTGCTAAAAAAGTTTTTTATTCTGAAGTATTTCAAAAATATCTGCAGTCCAGAGATTTAATGGAGCTAGTTACTATAAGTACTCTTTAAAAAATAAACCAAGAGCAATTTCACACAAACAACTTATAGGTATTTATTACTATTAAATTATTTATGTAATATTTATAACTTCACTAGCAATCGTATATTTTGCAAAATTTAAATGTAAAAGTAATCCGTTAATCAAATGAACTATTCAACAGAAAAAGATGATTATTTGATGACAACTCCATATACAAAAAAAATTCAACAAAAATTTGAAAAGGTTAAATCTTTTCTAGAGC carries:
- the dusB gene encoding tRNA dihydrouridine synthase DusB; protein product: MSSNIKLKGRGVNRIITSKVMLSPLAGVTDNIFRRLVRKWAPNSLLFTEMINATSLKKGFGTQKINQIYLEEGPIGVQIFDNRPYAVSEAAKQAEDSGAFLIDINMGCPVKKIAKKGGGSALIKDRKLAIELVKNVVKAVRVPVTVKTRLGWDSKEENIEDFLFKLQDAGATMITLHGRTRKQGFSGKSDWEMIGRLKKLLEIPVIANGDIKNPDDALDCLKKTNADGVMIGRGILGSPWKIGEIDYAIKENKNFKEPNIEEKLYLIIEHLDELIKEKGDHGLLIARKHISWTCKDFKGASNLRNNLVRAVDKNEVKNLINKMIKTLNNEKNTLS
- a CDS encoding DUF2470 domain-containing protein gives rise to the protein MKIISQETSKRVCDHMNNDHIDSVHKYLIHYGKISRFDNAYMEEINNSYIKINYDGRSAIINFKNEISEEEIHSTLVTMIKEIKL
- a CDS encoding translation initiation factor IF-2 N-terminal domain-containing protein; the protein is MKGLRVLELSEALNVDSSDLLALCAILKIKATSRLSMLSFEECKKITDYYENKN
- a CDS encoding acyl-CoA thioesterase; this encodes MNSKPVWKIEKIVLPQHADHAGVMWHGTYFNWLEESRINALLEVGISYFELTEKGFDLPLVNTSIKYKSPLLLGEKITIESEFNIEKSPRINVISKFINKKKEILTIAEVNLVLINKLNFSIIRKRPVFLSEAFVKLNG
- a CDS encoding restriction endonuclease; the protein is MKIFILIIFTIFLIYIIVRNYQIKKKKFKLNKALNSNFFIQTINYLIEENKYNLLEERIRLREIDPYGNEDYKKWIGNPPLDEKAIEKNILNGSKRFKEGIPYFWEKVILKKFGSIELFFEKWRSYCDINPTIDDEIIGSIRKLETEDWFVFIASQIEKSCLNLIERNYSNKNKENYKKGIRFENHCMEILKQNGWEVKETPNTGDQGVDIIASINDLRICIQCKDHEKAIGNKAVQEISAGKLFWKGTHAIIVSKSGFTKSAQQLAKSNKVKLINEYQLKDLEKFIA
- a CDS encoding MAPEG family protein, whose amino-acid sequence is MQVAFAWSLCLSVGVVLLSIIPLTIGRVKAGYSVENMSAPRALFDELPSFGKRAVWCHQNCWESISLHAPACLLCLVTLTDSNIAITAALIHPVFRFLYIGAYVFNIPTARGLMWALGIFTTLLLYKEGLTQLI
- a CDS encoding PAP/fibrillin family protein: MESEDDLLNLLLKSPNSESIKTVAEKLEIDHNFSFSNDRNDLKGVWELRWSSSKSPFLKYSPFIDNLQILDPFNLNGLNLLKPRGIKSIIGTAILIRLYYINEKKIGVKFTHAGVIGPKFGRKNIKAVKEINNEQLGWLEITYLSNKLRICRGDKGTLFVLRKINSPTLFKNFKEFIKIY
- a CDS encoding DUF1330 domain-containing protein — its product is MTKSYWLKKISIPNADLFLEYIRTVLPWIKSVGGVIVKRDLIQESTSNEWDGGQLGLVIEFESKFAAKKVFYSEVFQKYLQSRDLMELVTISTL